The following nucleotide sequence is from Pirellulales bacterium.
TTTGCGCCGTTGTGGCGAACGGTGAGTCGTTTGTGGTCGATGCCCAATAGGTGCAACACCGTGGCATGGAAGTCGTAGGTGGTCGTTACGTCGCGCACGGCTTTCCACGACCATGGGTCGCTCTCGCCATAAGAGGTTCCGGCCCGCACGCCGGCGCCTGCCATCCAGCCGACAAACGTGCCGCCATTGTGGTCGCGGCCATCGCTTCCCTGCGAAAAAGGCATCCGGCCGAATTCGGTGTTCCAGAGCAGCAGCGTATCGTCCAACAAGCCGCGCTGCTTGAGATCGACCAGTAGCGCCGCGATCGGTTTGTCTGTCGAAGCGCACATCGGCGGCAGCTCTTTGAAAATGCTGCCGTGGTTGTCCCAATTGTTGACGGGTCCGCCGGGCCCGCTCCAAAGCTGCACGAATCGCACGCCGCGCTCGACGAGCCGCCGGGCCAGCAGACATCGGCGGCCGAAGTCGGAAGTCGTTGGCTCATCGAGCCCATACAGGGCATGCGTTTGGGCAGTCTCTTGCGTCAAATCGAACGCCGCAGGAGCGCTCAACTGCATCCTGGCCGCCAACTCGTACGACTGGATCCGTGCCTCCAGAACTCCATCGCCATCGTTGGCGGCAGCATGCTCGCGGTTGATTTTCGCCAACAGGGCCAATCCGTCGCGCTCCGCGGCGGGCGTGATGAAGCGAGCGCTCGGCGGGGCGAATAAATCGGGAATCGGCTCTTTCGTGGCGGATTGGATGACGGTTCCTTGATGCGTCACGGGGAGGAACCCGGAGCTGAAGTTTCCCTTGCCGTTGTACGGCAGGCCGCGCGGATCGGTAAGGACAACAAAAGCCGGCAGTTCGTCTGTCAAATTTCCGAGTGCATAGCTGATCCATGATCCCATGCAAGGAAAGCCGGGCAACAGAAAACCGGTATTCATCAGGTAGCTGCCCGGTCCATGCACGTTCGTGCGGCTCGACATTGCCATGAAAAACGCGAGATCGTCGACGCACTTCGCCAAATGCGGCAACTGATCGCTGATCCAGCGACCACATTGTCCATGCTGCTTGAGCGGGAACGGCGGCTTGAGCACATTGCCGGGTGTGCTCGTTGCCGCCTCGACATGCGCACCATCGCCAGGATCGAATGGCTTGCCGTGCCGCCGAACCAACTCGGGCTTATAGTCGAACAGATCGGCCTGGCTCGCTCCGCCGTTCATGAACAACTGGATGACTCGCCTCGCCTTGGCCGGAAAATGGAGTCCGCCATTCCACTCCGCTCGCGGAGTATCGGCCAAGGCGCCGGCCTGGCCGAACAGGCTCGCCAGCGCCACCGCGCCGAAACCACCCCCCAAATTGCGCAGGAAATCGCGACGAGTGCCGCCAATCCGAGAATCCCCAATCCGAGATCCATTACCGACGGGCGCGGGCGACATACGGCACCTTCAATTGACGAAAACGAATTCGTTGGCGTTTAACAACACTCGACAAAGGTTGGCCAAGCCATGTTGATCGGCATAAGCCGTAAAATCGGCGAGTTCTTCGGCTCGAGCCGGCCGGCCGAACACGAGTTGCACGGCCGCATCCACACGCGCACGGTTCGTCGACCCCATCGCTTGAAGTCGCGCCGCTAGAAACTCGCAATGCCGGGCAATGAATGCGTCGTTCCAAAGCGCCAGCGCCTGCTGCACCGTCACGCTATTGGTTCGCACCGCCGTGATTTCGTCGCCGGAGGGGCAATCGAGCGTTTCCATGAACGGGTCGGGCAACGTGCGAAACAGAAATCGATAGATGCTGCGGCGCCGTCCGGCATCGCTATTCCAATCGAATTTCGAATAGTCGACGACCGGAGTCACATGCACGCCCGGCCGCAGCTCGAACTGCCGGTCCGACGGGCCCCCCATGCGCAGATCGAGCCGGCCGGAGACCATCAATACCGCATCGCGCAAGCATTCCGCGTCAAGCCGCTGCCGATTCATTCGCCACAAAAACCGGCTATCGACGTCGGCCGCGATTGCCGCCGCGGCCCGCGCGCCGCCGATGTCGGCAATCCTCGACGACTGGCGGTAGGTTCTGCTGGTCACGATCAGCCGGTTCAACTGCTTGATCGATTGACCGTGGTCGCGAAATTGCACCGCCAGCCAATCCAGCAAGGCTGGGTTGGTCGGCAACGCTCCCATGCGGCCGAAATCGTTCGGTGTGTCGACCAGTCCGCGGCCGAAATGATATTGCCAGACACGGTTGACGATCGATCGCCATGTGAGCGGATTTCGCTTGTCGCTCAGCCAGTGGGCGAGCGCGGCGCGGCGTTCGCCTTCCTCATCGGCATGCGGAAGCTTAAATCGCGACTCGAGCCTGGTCACGCAGGAAAGCGCTCCCGGCACGGCCGCCCCTCGTGGCTGAAGAATATCTCCGCGATGCAACACCGCGACCGGCCGCGGGCCATGCGGCGCGACATGACCCCCGTCGGGCTCGAAATCGCTCGCGGCGGCGAATACGAACGAGGG
It contains:
- a CDS encoding DUF1501 domain-containing protein, translated to MSPAPVGNGSRIGDSRIGGTRRDFLRNLGGGFGAVALASLFGQAGALADTPRAEWNGGLHFPAKARRVIQLFMNGGASQADLFDYKPELVRRHGKPFDPGDGAHVEAATSTPGNVLKPPFPLKQHGQCGRWISDQLPHLAKCVDDLAFFMAMSSRTNVHGPGSYLMNTGFLLPGFPCMGSWISYALGNLTDELPAFVVLTDPRGLPYNGKGNFSSGFLPVTHQGTVIQSATKEPIPDLFAPPSARFITPAAERDGLALLAKINREHAAANDGDGVLEARIQSYELAARMQLSAPAAFDLTQETAQTHALYGLDEPTTSDFGRRCLLARRLVERGVRFVQLWSGPGGPVNNWDNHGSIFKELPPMCASTDKPIAALLVDLKQRGLLDDTLLLWNTEFGRMPFSQGSDGRDHNGGTFVGWMAGAGVRAGTSYGESDPWSWKAVRDVTTTYDFHATVLHLLGIDHKRLTVRHNGANRRLTDVHGNVIDALLA